The following proteins come from a genomic window of Triticum aestivum cultivar Chinese Spring chromosome 6A, IWGSC CS RefSeq v2.1, whole genome shotgun sequence:
- the LOC123127752 gene encoding pentatricopeptide repeat-containing protein At1g33350, with translation MLPAPPPFSHGDFVGVLSRCATLAHLKQLHAHSVVTARAATQPTTFHLLRFASLRLSCLPYARRLFDSTPYPNVFLYSAMLSAYAAASPAQAYAQDALALFLRMLRRGRSAPNQFVYPLVLRAACVVGVQLVRSIHSHAYKSGFHAHDVVRTSLLDGYSRYGMMLDARKLFGGLTERNVVSWTALLSGYTRAGKVGDAIALFERMPERDVAAWNAMIAGCTQNGLFLEALGICSRMVEEGFRPNGTTVACVLSACGHLGMLKIGKVIHGYAWRSCVGFGSSVVNGLIDMYGKCGTLKGARWMFDEFSDKSLTTWNCLINCLALHGHSKSAIAVFGEMRNAGIEPDEVTFVGLLNACTHGGFVDEGLMYFELMCDELRIEPEIEHYGCIIDLLGRAARFEDVMNVIKDMKVQPDEVIWGSLLNACRVHRQLELAEFAIRKLLQLNPNNVNYVVMLANLYSEGGSWEQVTKVRKLMQEDMGKKVPGCSWIEVDRKTHMFYSGDDTHPVSEDICNTLVELVASMEMCQD, from the coding sequence ATGCTTCCGGCACCTCCTCCGTTCTCCCACGGCGACTTCGTCGGCGTTCTCTCCCGCTGCGCCACCCTCGCTCACCTGAAGCAGCTCCATGCCCACTCCGTCGTCACCGCCCGCGCCGCCACGCAACCCACCACCTTCCACCTCCTCCGTTTCGCATCCCTCCGCCTCTCCTGCCTCCCCTACGCCCGCCGCCTCTTTGACTCCACGCCCTATCCCAATGTCTTCCTCTACTCCGCCATGCTCTCTGCCTACGCCGCCGCATCCCCCGCGCAGGCGTACGCCCAGGACGCCCTCGCCCTCTTCCTCCGTATGCTCCGCCGCGGCCGCTCCGCGCCCAACCAGTTCGTCTACCCGCTGGTCCTCCGCGCCGCCTGCGTCGTCGGCGTACAGCTGGTTAGGTCGATCCATTCCCACGCCTACAAGAGCGGGTTCCACGCGCATGATGTTGTAAGGACTTCGCTGCTTGATGGGTACTCGAGGTATGGCATGATGCTGGACGCACGAAAGCTGTTTGGTGGTTTGACCGAGAGGAATGTGGTCTCCTGGACCGCGCTACTGTCCGGCTACACAAGGGCCGGGAAGGTCGGAGACGCGATTGCTCTGTTTGAACGGATGCCCGAGAGGGATGTGGCTGCGTGGAATGCGATGATCGCTGGCTGCACGCAGAATGGATTGTTTCTGGAGGCTCTGGGGATTTGTAGCAGGATGGTGGAAGAGGGGTTCCGGCCGAATGGGACCACAGTTGCTTGTGTGCTGTCTGCATGTGGGCACCTTGGGATGCTGAAAATCGGGAAGGTCATCCATGGTTATGCGTGGAGGAGCTGTGTTGGTTTTGGCTCGTCTGTTGTGAATGGGTTGATTGATATGTATGGCAAATGCGGGACTTTGAAGGGGGCGAGGTGGATGTTTGATGAGTTTTCCGACAAGAGTCTGACCACATGGAATTGTCTGATTAATTGCCTTGCACTACATGGGCACAGCAAGAGTGCAATTGCTGTCTTCGGTGAGATGAGGAACGCAGGAATTGAACCTGATGAGGTTACATTTGTGGGACTGTTAAATGCGTGCACCCATGGTGGATTTGTCGATGAAGGGCTTATGTACTTTGAACTCATGTGCGATGAGCTGAGAATTGAGCCAGAGATTGAGCATTATGGGTGTATCATTGACCTTCTTGGTCGAGCAGCACGATTTGAAGATGTAATGAATGTAATCAAAGATATGAAAGTCCAACCAGATGAGGTCATTTGGGGGTCACTTCTCAATGCCTGTAGGGTACACAGACAGCTAGAGCTTGCTGAGTTTGCTATAAGAAAATTACTGCAGTTGAACCCGAACAATGTTAATTATGTTGTGATGCTGGCAAACTTATACAGTGAAGGTGGATCCTGGGAACAGGTTACGAAGGTAAGGAAGCTGATGCAGGAGGATATGGGCAAGAAAGTGCCTGGTTGTAGTTGGATCGAGGTGGATCGCAAGACACACATGTTTTACTCTGGTGACGATACTCATCCTGTATCAGAGGATATCTGTAACACTCTTGTGGAATTAGTGGCCTCAATGGAAATGTGCCAGGATTAA
- the LOC543133 gene encoding ammonium transporter 1 member 2, with protein MSTCAASLAPLLGTAAANATDYLCNQFADTTTAIDSTYLLFSAYLVFAMQLGFAMLCAGSVRAKNTMNIMLTNVLDAAAGALFYYLFGFAFAFGTPSNGFIGKHFFGLRDVPQVGFDYSFFLFQWAFAIAAAGITSGSIAERTQFVAYLIYSAFLTGFVYPVVSHWIWSADGWASASRTSGPLLFNSGVIDFAGSGVVHMVGGVAGLWGALIEGPRIGRFDHAGRAVALRGHSASLVVLGTFLLWFGWYGFNPGSFLTILKSYGPPGSIHGQWSAVGRAAVTTTLAGSTAALTTLFGKRLQTGHWNVLDVCNGLLGGFAAITAGCSVVDPWAAIICGFVSAWVLIGLNKLAARFKFDDPLEAAQLHGGCGAWGVIFTALFARREYVEQIYGAPGRPYGLFMGGGGRLLGAHVVLILVIAAWVSCTMGPLFLALNKLGLLRISAEDEMAGMDQTRHGGFAYAYTDEDSSSRPGRGAGGSVGGFMLKSAQTSQVAADATSPSSSV; from the coding sequence ATGTCGACGTGCGCCGCGAGCCTGGCGCCGCTgctgggcacggcggcggcgaacgCGACGGACTACCTGTGCAACCAGTTCGCGGACACCACCACGGCGATCGACTCGACGTACCTGCTCTTCTCCGCCTACCTGGTGTTCGCCATGCAGCTCGGCTTCGCCATGCTCTGCGCGGGCTCCGTCCGGGCCAAGAACACCATGAACATCATGCTCACCAACgtgctcgacgccgccgccggcgcgcTCTTCTACTACCTCTTCGGCTTCGCCTTCGCCTTCGGTACGCCCTCCAACGGCTTCATCgggaagcacttcttcggcctccGTGACGTTCCCCAGGTCGGCTTCGACTACAGCTTCTTCCTCTTCCAGTGGGCCTTCGCCATCGCCGCGGCCGGGATAACCTCCGGCTCCATCGCGGAGCGGACGCAGTTCGTGGCCTACCTCATCTACTCGGCCTTCCTCACCGGCTTCGTCTACCCTGTGGTGTCCCACTGGATCTGGTCCGCCGACGGCTGGGCCTCCGCCTCCCGGACGTCGGGGCCGTTGCTCTTCAACTCCGGCGTCATCGACTTCGCCGGGTCCGGGGTTGTCCACATGGTCGGCGGCGTGGCCGGGCTCTGGGGCGCGCTCATCGAGGGCCCCCGCATTGGGCGGTTCGACCACGCCGGACGAGCGGTGGCGCTGCGCGGGCACAGCGCGTCGCTCGTCGTCCTGGGCACCTTCTTGCTGTGGTTTGGCTGGTACGGGTTCAACCCCGGCTCGTTCCTCACCATCCTCAAGTCCTACGGCCCGCCCGGCAGCATCCACGGGCAGTGGTCGGCGGTAGGCCGCGCGGCCGTGACGACCACCCTCGCCGGCAGCACGGCGGCGCTGACGACGCTGTTCGGGAAGAGGCTCCAGACGGGGCACTGGAACGTGCTGGACGTCTGCAACGGCCTCCTGGGCGGCTTCGCGGCGATCACCGCGGGGTGCTCCGTGGTGGACCCGTGGGCGGCGATCATCTGCGGGTTCGTGTCGGCGTGGGTGCTCATCGGGCTGAACAAGCTGGCCGCCAGGTTCAAGTTCGACGACCCGCTGGAGGCGGCGCAGCTGCACGGCGGGTGCGGCGCGTGGGGCGTCATCTTCACGGCGCTGTTCGCGCGCAGGGAGTACGTGGAGCAGATCTACGGCGCgccggggcggccgtacgggctgttcatgggcggcggagggcggctgCTGGGCGCGCACGTGGTGCTGATCCTGGTGATCGCGGCGTGGGTGAGCTGCACCATGGGCCCGCTGTTCCTGGCGCTCAACAAGCTGGGGCTGCTGCGCATCTCCGCCGAGGACGAGATGGCCGGCATGGACCAGACGCGGCACGGTGGGTTCGCGTACGCCTACACCGACGAGGACTCCAGCAGCAGGCCGGGCCGCGGCGCCGGCGGCAGCGTCGGAGGGTTCATGCTCAAGTCGGCGCAGACCTCGCAGGTCGCGGCCGACGCCACGTCCCCGAGCAGCTCGGTCTAG